The Vicia villosa cultivar HV-30 ecotype Madison, WI unplaced genomic scaffold, Vvil1.0 ctg.003179F_1_1, whole genome shotgun sequence genome window below encodes:
- the LOC131640495 gene encoding uncharacterized protein LOC131640495, whose protein sequence is MARYLPERCMRQFGRVHMILRSPFEAAPDTISRVGLTAIFVDWAHHLVTEEYRRLVATQSWHCVDGYMTWFYRVSHPLMTLEAPEDPPRLAHEEILENQQAEKDHATGQRVISEMHL, encoded by the coding sequence ATGGCCAGGTATCTGCCGGAGCGGTGCATGAGGCAGTTTGGACGTGTGCATATGATATTGAGGTCtccgtttgaggctgctcccgacaccatTTCCCGAGTGGGCCTCACTGCTATATTTGTGGATTGGGCGCATCATTTGGTGACCGAGGAGTATCGGCGTTTGGTGGCCACCCAGAGCTGGCACTGTGTGGATGGTTATATGACATGGttttatcgggtgtcacatcctctgatgacactCGAAGCTCCAGAAGATCCACCTAGGCTagcacatgaggagatcttggagaaccagcaggccgagaaGGACCATGCCACTGGTCAaagggtgatttcggagatgcatctctga
- the LOC131640499 gene encoding agamous-like MADS-box protein AGL80 — protein MTRKKLKLAFIEKDTARKLAYKNRKNSLLKKVDELTTLCGINACAIIFGPYDPQPEIWPSSSGVQDVLSKFLTTPEFDQRKKMVTQESFLKQRVEKAEKKLRQQLRDNKEKETTMLMFQSLNAGGIVPNDSSVAGLNDLTWMIDKNLREIGRRIESIDSNNNNHQNQNENQVATAQSQEQLQVDPPLPLLPPPPPPPPPTVSDIDEVEMMSRLGWI, from the coding sequence ATGACTAGAAAAAAGCTGAAGCTAGCTTTCATTGAGAAGGATACCGCAAGAAAATTAGCATACAAAAATAGGAAGAATAGTTTACTGAAGAAAGTTGATGAACTTACAACCCTTTGCGGTATCAACGCGTGTGCAATCATTTTTGGCCCATACGATCCTCAACCTGAGATCTGGCCATCGTCGTCCGGGGTACAAGATGTGCTTTCGAAATTCCTGACGACGCCAGAGTTTGATCAAAGAAAAAAGATGGTGACTCAGGAGAGTTTTCTGAAACAAAGGGTTGAGAAGGCTGAAAAGAAACTTAGACAGCAATTGAGAGACAACAAAGAAAAAGAGACAACCATGCTCATGTTTCAATCTCTCAATGCTGGGGGGATTGTGCCGAACGACAGTTCGGTGGCTGGTTTGAATGATCTTACATGGATGATTGATAAGAATCTGAGGGAGATTGGCAGAAGGATAGAATCAATTGATAGCAACAATAATaatcatcaaaatcaaaatgaaaatCAAGTTGCCACCGCTCAAAGCCAAGAACAACTCCAGGTGGATCCACCTCTGCCACTACTACCACCACCGCCACCGCCACCACCACCAACAGTGTCTGATATTGATGAAGTTGAAATGATGAGTAGGTTGGGATGGATATGA